One window of the Podospora pseudopauciseta strain CBS 411.78 chromosome 4, whole genome shotgun sequence genome contains the following:
- a CDS encoding hypothetical protein (COG:I; EggNog:ENOG503NUEC) codes for MSLPRGLKSVLTKAPTDVVILSALRTPITRSYKGGLKDAYPEELLSTVLKATLDANPNLDPKLIEDVAVGVVLNELGGSKAARMALNHTPGFDTSSTSLYTANRACASSLQAITLVASQIKTEMISVGIGAGMESMTRNYGTRAIPVDVWPELKESPVKEARDCVMSMGITSENVAERYNVSREDQDALAVESHARAARAVKEGWFDKEVVPVHTRFQEVDKQGNKVGEEQRVTVTKDDGIREGVTLDKLAKLKPAFKPDGRSTAGNSSQVSDGAAAALLMRRSTATELGLTGQIMGKFVASAVAGCKPDEMGIGPAIAIPKLLNQLGLKSEDVDRWEINEAFASQALYCVRELGLEKELAAGKVNPDGGAIALGHPLGATGARMVSTLMHGLQRTGGEVGVVSMCIGTGMGMAGVFVRE; via the coding sequence atgtcCCTCCCCCGCGGCCTCAAATCCGTCCTCACCAAAGCCCCCACCGACGTGGTCATCCTCTCTGCCCTCcgcacccccatcaccaggtCCTACAAGGGCGGCCTGAAAGACGCCTACCCCGAAGAGTTGCTGTCCACCGTCCTCAAAGCCACCCTCGACGCCAACCCCAATCTCGACCCGAAACTCATCGAGGATGTCGCCGTCGGCGTGGTCCTCAACGAGCTCGGCGGGTCTAAGGCTGCCCGCATGGCGCTCAACCACACCCCCGGTTTTGACACGAGCTCCACCTCCCTTTACACCGCCAACCGGGCTTGTGCCTCGTCGCTCCAGGCGATCACCTTGGTTGCAAGCCAGATCAAGACCGAGATGATCAGTGTTGGTATTGGAGCCGGTATGGAGAGCATGACAAGGAACTACGGCACGAGGGCGATTCCAGTTGATGTCTGGCCTGAATTGAAGGAGAGTCCCGTCAAAGAGGCGAGGGATTGCGTGATGAGCATGGGGATCACGAGTGAGAATGTTGCCGAGAGGTATAACGTCTCGAGGGAAGATCAGGATGCCCTGGCTGTGGAGTCCCATGCTCGTGCTGCCCGCgcggtgaaggaggggtggtttgaCAAGGAGGTTGTTCCTGTCCACACCAGGTTCCAAGAGGTGGATAAGCAGGGGAATAAAgttggggaggagcagagggtgACTGTGACAAAGGATGACGGGATCAGGGAGGGGGTCACGCTTGACAAGCTGGCGAAGCTGAAGCCGGCGTTCAAGCCTGATGGGAGGAGCACGGCGGGGAATTCCAGCCAGGTTAGCGATGGGGCTGCGGCGGCGCTGTTGATGAGACGGAGTACCGCTACTGAGCTTGGGTTGACGGGGCAGATTATGGGCAAGTTTGTTGCTAGTGCTGTTGCGGGGTGCAAACCGGATGAGATGGGGATTGGGCCTGCGATTGCGATTCCTAAGTTGTTGAACCAGCTTGGGTTGAAGAGTGAGGATGTTGATCGGTGGGAGATTAACGAGGCGTTTGCTTCCCAGGCGCTGTACTgtgtgagggagttggggttggagaaggagttggcGGCTGGCAAGGTCAACCCTGATGGCGGTGCTATCGCGCTGGGTCATCCTCTTGGTGCTACTGGTGCGAGAATGGTCAGCACGCTCATGCATGGTCTCCAGAGGacgggtggtgaggttggtgttgtgagCATGTGCATTGGTACTGGTATGGGTATGGCTGGTGTTTTCGTTCGGGAGTAA
- a CDS encoding hypothetical protein (COG:S; EggNog:ENOG503NXJR), with protein sequence MEPAHHQHQQSGDPSPRKSASVTPQTLTSTQLHALLDILTHHETYTEVESFKHPATISGYGYPFAQRTKNDSTSAPTYATDSSSPLLAGVLRTIVLSFPGIRDLPPEFWHQKFQGILEKLAEANLSESYDKGSLGARKTLATAASSIHEVVSRGILGGLEQGEKRDLKGNYDRSQAEVLERAWEDAVHELLYGNLIDELFRCAAEQKSLEEHSSGVQAAVDYIIIHLATLLHHVFVLTPEGPYLLKLMENVHKLLPYSMVKQTLRIGNAATMIHGMMRLLLAKVGVGALSNWVGLTQDADDGMNLLQKIISMVLSWDNTESRKTIDKIEKTRGQLALSKCQLDAIKVHVDKPREEHDEARNHSISTPETMVVTILRRSNPSLLKNLTEEQHAQYLEYFSTLLMIRDREEIPNVLCRQQPDLLTKAVRDLVAAFEPFIRVLHEHVDLREHVAAVEGFIGDFINIGKAKPKNGNGFLSSWTSGSPKNDTEARTPSVEDYVILLRRNRQLLYNFLHQVASQCPYLTNDFRVWCNSTIKVFQQHQRPPSEHEQSTKSPDSSKSRKRPGGAGAVSSNLQHLFSSLPSSTRERILPSINAHASYLSSLEDLSRKRMQTILDNLPPDDPPSFPRPTSSLSNSGWSTPLSWGWSGGGGDSRKPSPPPTTTTTTTTGNTMPLKQSYAGPGMFLSRWQQLLDDTVIGPATLDGKLRSGRDVKGQLAMGKTGVMKEGGLDPAKLVRMAEEEAPRAPDVKVVVEALGGEFKGLVGDILKENGRFAVGVDRVGERHDCGRVRHRDRVEV encoded by the exons ATGGAGCCggcccatcaccaacaccagcaatCTGGCGACCCAAGTCCACGGAAGTCGGCCTCCGTAACCCCCCAAACTTTGACCTCGACCCAGCTGCACGCGCTCTTGGACATCCTCACCCATCACGAGACATATACAGAGGTCGAAAGCTTCAAGCACCCTGCCACCATTTCAGGGTATGGATATCCCTTTGCCCAACGCACTAAGAATGACAGCACTAGCGCACCGACATATGCCACCGACTCGTCGTCACCTTTACTAGCCGGAGTGCTCCGGACCATCGTTTTGTCATTTCCGGGAATTCGGGATCTGCCGCCAGAGTTTTGGCACCAAAAGTTTCAAGGCATCTTGGAAAAGCTTGCAGAGGCGAATCTTTCCGAGAGCTACGACAAGGGGTCGCTGGGTGCTAGGAAGACTTTGGCCACTGCTGCGTCGTCGATTCACGAAGTGGTTTCCCGGGGGATACTCGGAGGTCTTGAAcaaggagagaagagagatcTCAAGGGCAACTATGACCGATCACAAGCGGAGGTTCTTGAGCGGGCATGGGAGGATGCTGTGCATGAGTTGCTGTATGGGAATCTGATTGATGAACTGTTTCGCTGCGCTGCTGAGCAGAAGAGTCTGGAGGAACACTCGTCTGGTGTTCAAGCTGCAGTGGACTACATCATTATCCA TCTGGCAACACTGCTACATCATGTCTTCGTCCTGACCCCTGAGGGACCATATCTGCTCAAACTCATGGAAAATGTGCATAAGTTGCTACCTTATTCCATGGTTAAGCAGACTCTGCGCATAGGAAATGCCGCCACCATGATTCACGGCATGATGCGACTTTTGCTGGCCAAAGTGGGCGTCGGTGCACTTTCTAACTGGGTTGGACTCACCCAAGATGCGGATGATGGCATGAATCTGTTACAAAA GATCATCTCAATGGTTCTCTCTTGGGATAACACCGAGTCAAGAAAAACCATTGACAAGATTGAAAAGACCAGAGGTCAACTTGCCTTGTCCAAGTGCCAACTTGATGCGATCAAAGTTCATGTTGACAAACCAAGGGAGGAGCACGACGAGGCCCGCAATCACAGCATAAGCACCCCAGAAACAATGGTGGTGACTATTCTAAGGAGGTCCAATCCTAGTTTGCTGAAGAACCTCACAGAAGAACAACACGCCCAGTATCTTGAATACTTCTCTACGTTGCTCATGATCAGAGACCGCGAGGAAATTCCAAATGTACTCTGCCGTCAGCAACCAGATCTTTTAACCAAAGCAGTCAGGGATCTTGTGGCTGCGTTTGAGCCGTTTATTCGCGTCCTGCATGAACACGTTGATCTGCGGGAGCATGTAGCGGCTGTTGAGGGATTCATTGGCGATTTTATCAACATCGGCAAGGCGAAACCAAAGAACGGGAACGGCTTCCTCAGCAGCTGGACCAGTGGTTCCCCCAAAAACGATACTGAGGCCCGGACGCCGTCAGTGGAGGATTATGTCATTCTTCTACGAAGAAACAGGCAGTTGTTGTACAATTTCCTGCATCAAGTGGCCAGCCAGTGCCCCTATCTCACCAACGACTTTCGAGTATGGTGTAACAGCACTATCAAAGTGTTTCAGCAGCACCAGCGACCGCCATCAGAACATGAGCAATCAACAAAGTCACCAGACTCGTCAAAATCAAGGAAACGTCCTGGAGGTGCAGGCGCAGTGAGTAGTAACCTCCAGCACCTCTTTAGCTCCCTGCCTTCTTCGACAAGAGAACGCATCCTTCCCAGCATCAACGCGCATGCGTCATATCTCTCTTCTTTGGAGGATCTTTCGAGAAAACGGATGCAGACAATCTTGGATAATTTACCACCGGACGACCCACCTTCTTTTCCGCGACCGACTTCTTCCTTGAGCAACAGTGGGTGGTCAACGCCGCTGTCTTGGGGGTGGtcaggcggcggtggtgattcCCGGAAACCAAGCCCGCcacccacaacaacaacaacaacaacaacagggaACACAATGCCGTTGAAACAGTCTTATGCCGGACCGGGAATGTTTCTCTCGAGATGGCAGCAATTGTTAGATGATACGGTTATTGGACCCGCAACGTTGGATGGGAAGttgaggagtgggagggatGTCAAAGGGCAGTTGGCGATGGGGAAAACAGGGGTGATGAAAGAGGGAGGGCTGGATCCAGCGAAgttggtgaggatggcggaggaggaggcgccgaGGGCTCCGGATgtcaaggtggtggttgaggctTTGGGTGGGGAGTTTaaagggttggtgggggatATTTTGAAGGAGAATGGGAGGTTtgcggttggggttgatagGGTTGGGGAGAGACATGATTGTGGGAGGGTGAGGCATAGGGATAGAGTAGAGGTTTAG
- the LMCO1,AO1 gene encoding Ascorbate oxidase (AO)-like protein (CAZy:AA1; COG:Q; EggNog:ENOG503NVC3), whose product MAGVQRVCLEVVGGRGDSQCIYVLEKSRSSRILYQLQVINNHLRHLTFFSHLHEIPAQPQAPYSLRSNTMKTATISSLWLGSWLQAALAEMVTHDHNFHPDHILRVTEAQVPLSCESRTDILVNGTSPGPALHILPGTSSWIRVYNDMPDQNLTMHWHGLTQRMAPFADGTPLASQWPIPPGHFFDYEIATNNDDAGTYFYHSHVDIQAISCTGPLIVDDCGSSPYHYDDERILHFQDFFQKSDQEMMSDVTKGPFKWAGEIHGVLLNGKGVATGQQASIGPSGGGRGFFGGRLGGRPDGFGGNFRHHSGDYDDQSDSKGCDSKSDDTSSDDSNQSQVQITAGCTLPVIDVEPGKTYRFRFIGANGLSFLTMGLEDHDDLTIIQVDGSEYNAPVKTDRLNIGAGQRFDVLFKAKTIEELEKNGNKSTFYLQFETLERPEPYTGYGVVRYDQSTPIPTAPANKVLDLPRDPTNWMEYTFTSLFPEQNEAPSASEVTRRIIIDAEQKQENATGKVVWELAHVSWTEHTYTSPLLVDIYQHGDAALPNWEAAQSNWGWDPKTKSFPCKLGEVIEIVFQNTGSELGGIVETHPFHAHSKHYYDIGSGPGKYDAEANNKKLEQTGYKAVRRDTTMLYRYGEQVGVGEPAGWRAWRLKITDAGVWMIHCHILSHMMMGMQSVWTMGDAEQIRKLPPTAISGYMTYGGSVYGNSTHAPRLYQYFNGTNQCRPVEKKERIRVY is encoded by the exons ATGGCAGGAGTTCAAAGAGTATGTTTGGAAGTGGTTGGAGGTCGTGGCGACAGCCAGTGTATATATGTGCTTGAGAAGTCTCGCAGTTCGAGAATACTGTACCAGCTTCAGGTCATCAATAACCACCTCAGACATTTGACATTCTTCTCACATTTACACGAAATACCCGCACAGCCGCAAGCACCGTATAGCCTCAGAAGCAACACCATGAAAACAGCCACAATATCCTCCCTCTGGTTAGGGAGCTGGCTTCAGGCCGCCTTGGCTGAGATGGTCACTCACGATCACAACTTCCACCCAGATCATATTCTCAGAGTCACAGAGGCTCAGGTGCCACTGTCATGCGAGAGTCGAACAGATATCCTCGTCAACGGAACGTCTCCAGGCCCCGCTCTTCACATCCTGCCTGGGACGAGCAGTTGGATCAGGGTTTACAATGATATGCCTGACCAAAATCTGACCATG CATTGGCATGGCCTGACACAGAGAATGGCCCCCTTCGCTGATGGAACGCCTCTCGCCTCTCAGTGGCCCATTCCTCCAGGGCACTTCTTCGACTATGAGATTGCAACCAACAATGATGACGCCGGCACTTACTTCTACCACTCCCACGTCGATATACAGGCCATCAGCTGTACAGGCCCCTTGATCGTTGACGACTGTGGAAGCTCGCCTTACCACTATGATGACGAGCGCATCCTTCACTTCCAGGACTTCTTCCAAAAGTCAGATCAAGAGATGATGAGCGATGTTACTAAAGGCCCTTTCAAATGGGCTGGTGAAATCCACGGCGTTCTTCTCAATGGAAAGGGCGTTGCCACCGGCCAACAAGCCTCCATTGGCCCGTCCGGCGGAGGCAGAGGTTTCTTCGGTGGTCGCCTCGGTGGTCGTCCTGATGGTTTCGGTGGCAACTTCCGTCACCACAGCGGTGATTATGATGACCAGAGCGACAGCAAGGGCTGTGACTCCAAGTCTGATGATACTAGCAGTGATGACTCCAACCAATCTCAAGTCCAAATCACCGCCGGCTGTACCCTCCCCGTCATTGACGTCGAGCCTGGCAAGACCTACCGCTTCCGCTTCATCGGCGCCAATggcctttcttttcttaccATGGGCCTCGAGGACCACGACGACCTCACGATCATCCAAGTCGACGGCAGCGAGTACAACGCCCCCGTCAAGACCGACCGCCTCAACATAGGCGCCGGACAGCGCTTCGACGTCCTCTTCAAGGCCAAGACCATCGAAGAGCTCGAGAAAAACGGGAACAAATCCACCTTTTACCTCCAGTTCGAGACCCTCGAGCGTCCCGAGCCCTACACTGGCTACGGCGTGGTCCGGTACGACCAATCCACGCCCATCCCCACAGCCCCGGCCAATAAGGTCCTCGACTTGCCAAGAGATCCCACCAACTGGATGGAATAcaccttcacctccctcttccctgAGCAGAACGAAGCCCCTTCCGCCTCTGAAGTCACCCgccgcatcatcatcgacgcCGAGCAAAAGCAAGAAAACGCCACCGGCAAGGTCGTCTGGGAGCTGGCTCACGTTTCCTGGACCGAGCACACCTACACCAGCCCCTTGCTCGTCGACATCTACCAGCACGGCGACGCCGCCCTCCCCAACTGGGAAGCCGCCCAATCCAACTGGGGCTGGGACCCCAAGACAAAGTCCTTCCCCTGCAAGCTCGGCGAAGTCATCGAGATCGTCTTCCAAAACACGGGCTCTGAACTCGGCGGCATCGTCGaaacccaccccttccacgCTCACTCCAAGCATTACTATGATATCGGCTCCGGCCCCGGCAAGTACGATGCCGAGGCGAATAACAAGAAGCTTGAGCAGACGGGTTACAAAGCTGTCAGGCGGGACACGACGATGCTGTACCGATATGGCGAGCAggtcggtgttggtgagcCGGCTGGGTGGAGGGCATGGAGGCTCAAGATTACGGACGCGGGGGTCTGGATGATTCACTGCCATATTCTTTCGcacatgatgatggggatgcaGTCGGTTTGGACGATGGGGGATGCGGAGCAGATTCGGAAGCTGCCGCCGACGGCGATTTCGGGGTATATGACTTATGGGGGGAGCGTGTATGGGAATTCGACACATGCGCCGAGGCTGTACCAGTATTTTAATGGGACGAATCAGTGTAGGCccgtggagaagaaggagaggatcAGGGTCTACTAA
- a CDS encoding hypothetical protein (EggNog:ENOG503P58W) produces the protein MHHQTLLPILALALGAAAKTDIGGCVSTKVPYMTQDTLVYSSLLWYLPDTGEICEILDCGGGRAPPKTNVPGCGNYAGTEEYKPRFWTGFNAEPTTTSVVAKPTTEVKTATTGVEATTTKKSEVPVETGAVGNEEEETEAPKPTTLVTVSTSADGSAVTRTVEEVVESTEGAGAEGAQDGGDAEGERSSSSGSSTSVSTAGAAPTGVVMMGVVAGVAAGMAFVA, from the exons ATgcaccaccaaaccctcctccccatcctggccctcgccctcggcgcAGCAGCCAAAACTGACATCGGAGGCTGCGTCTCTACCAAGGTCCCCTACATGACGCAGGATACGTTGGTGTACAG CTCCCTCCTCTGGTACCTCCCCGACACAGGCGAAATCTGCGAAATCCTCgactgcggcggcggccgcGCACCCCCAAAGACCAACGTCCCTGGTTGTGGGAACTATGCAGGGACAGAGGAGTACAAGCCGAGGTTCTGGACTGGGTTCAACGCTGAGCCGACTACTACTAGTGTGGTTGCGAAGCCGACGACGGAGGTGAAGACTGCGACGACGGGTGTGGAGGCGACGACTACGAAGAAGAGTGAGGTGCCGGTTGAGACGGGGGCTGTTGGaaatgaggaggaggagacggaggcACCGAAGCCGACGACGTTGGTTACTGTTTCGACTAGTGCTGATGGGAGTGCTGTGACGAGGACGGTGGAAGAGGTTGTGGAGAGTACTGAGGGGGCGGGTGCTGAGGGGGCGCAGGATGGGGGTGATGCTGAGGGTgagaggagcagcagcagtggcagTAGTACTTCGGTTTCGACTGCGGGTGCGGCGCcgacgggggtggtgatgatgggagttGTGGCTGGTGTTGCGGCGGGGATGGCTTTTGTTGCCTAG
- a CDS encoding hypothetical protein (EggNog:ENOG503P2CZ) — protein MASDSDQSSQIMVNGIPYEDRLMVDGPSTPLDDDTVIPMSQQSIPATEMPNSPLNHTTASFQSDSTDDLAVPAVIPSSLTPPPSSQVPGVAAAAPFNVQAFNGSSQLTGIVSPPETGLAAVKREDGVPGYMTPTQEQISEASPETLRSMLQSLVAEHAQVKMQAAHHRMQNVLLTFQAQEDANRAQVEHELTRREVDVLQKAESARQARREISTATETAQARYMKLEEMYKELVEENKALNQRLRGARKVLEERADQITSLQEDREVMLNRIRENREHFHILCSPGGMFHGALTPKVTQVQSPQQQRATPRQTPRSAQKEVHHRGRGHNLADLLEALSQDNNSAPSTPITGHRPRAAVGPKHTRNVQSMSSLPTTPVRFRGDNGGLLPSVDLVPQTEPPQRFPRFLAHTPTAPKSAEREQRRSRESTISADDNEELARQALRSITTAAPFAPRASVSSQRSRGSQRVQDGEEVEEEEIYESQASQAASEMLRWDPRESFEVAASVQNSRDGTPAAADKSAKLQAKLFGPLNKSGGALAGGGKRKLGELERTMDVYAVGGVKSKKLRDGRVGLGIQYSQESA, from the coding sequence atgGCGTCGGACTCGGACCAGTCCTCGCAGATCATGGTGAATGGCATTCCCTATGAAGATCGCCTCATGGTCGATGGACCTAGCACGCCCCTCGACGACGATACAGTCATCCCCATGTCGCAGCAGAGCATCCCGGCTACCGAGATGCCCAACTCCCCGCTGAACCACACTACAGCGTCTTTCCAATCTGACAGCACCGACGATCTTGCCGTACCCGCCGTTATTCCCTCGTCTctcaccccacccccctcctcacaaGTACCTGGCGTCGCCGCTGCCGCTCCCTTCAACGTCCAGGCCTTCAATGGATCTTCACAGCTCACTGGCATCGTCTCGCCCCCAGAAACCGGCCTGGCAGCAGTCAAGAGAGAAGATGGCGTGCCTGGATACATGACACCGACGCAGGAACAAATTTCAGAGGCATCCCCCGAGACCCTTCGTTCCATGCTCCAGAGCCTGGTGGCCGAACACGCTCAGGTCAAGATGCAGGcagcccaccaccgcatGCAGAACGTGCTGCTCACATTCCAGGCCCAAGAAGATGCGAACCGAGCGCAAGTCGAGCACGAGCTCACCAGACGGGAGGTGGACGTTTTGCAAAAGGCCGAATCAGCTCGGCAAGCCCGGCGCGAAATCAGCACAGCGACCGAAACCGCACAGGCGCGGTACATGAAGCTCGAGGAGATGTACAAGGAGTTGGTAGAGGAAAACAAGGCGCTCAACCAGCGGCTTAGGGGCGCCAGGAAGGTTTTGGAAGAGCGCGCCGACCAGATTACCAGCTTACAGGAAGATCGGGAGGTCATGCTCAACCGCATCCGGGAGAACCGTGAACACTTTCATATCCTCTGTAGTCCTGGGGGTATGTTCCATGGGGCTCTGACGCCCAAGGTCACACAGGTGCAGAGccctcaacagcagcggGCTACACCGCGACAAACGCCTAGGTCAGCACAGAAGGAGGTCCATCATCGGGGCCGTGGTCACAATTTGGCCGATCTGCTTGAAGCACTCAGCCAGGATAACAACAGCGCGCCATCGACGCCAATCACTGGTCACCGCCCACGGGCCGCCGTAGGACCTAAGCACACTCGAAACGTACAGTCCATGTCTTCCCTCCCTACCACGCCGGTGCGATTTCGCGGTGATAACGGAGGATTATTACCATCAGTCGATCTAGTTCCCCAGACCGAACCACCACAGCGATTTCCTCGATTTTTGGCCCACACTCCCACCGCACCCAAGAGTGCTGAGCGTGAGCAACGCAGGAGTAGGGAGTCGACGATCTCGGCGGATGATAACGAGGAGTTGGCACGGCAAGCACTGAGGTCCATTACTACTGCGGCACCATTTGCCCCCCGTGCGTCTGTCAGCTCGCAGCGGTCTCGCGGGTCACAGAGGGTAcaagatggggaggaggtggaagaggaggagatttaTGAGAGTCAGGCCAGCCAGGCCGCGTCGGAGATGTTGAGGTGGGATCCGAGGGAGAGCTTCGAGGTTGCGGCTTCGGTACAAAACTCACGAGATGGGACGCCAGCCGCGGCGGATAAGAGCGCGAAGCTTCAGGCGAAGCTGTTTGGGCCATTGAATAAGAGCGGTGGTGCTTTGGCcgggggtgggaagaggaagctTGGTGAGCTTGAGCGGACTATGGATGTCTATGCCGTCGGTGGTGTCAAAAGCAAAAAGTTGAGAGATGGAAGGGTTGGGCTGGGGATACAGTACAGCCAGGAGTCGGCTTGA